Proteins co-encoded in one Streptomyces sp. JH34 genomic window:
- the chvE gene encoding multiple monosaccharide ABC transporter substrate-binding protein translates to MRNRRAALAAVASAASLALALTACGQNSEGGGEEKKGGADGATIGVAMPTKSSERWISDGANVVKELKSKGYKTKLVYGEDDPDQQVSQIENMITQGVDALIVAAIDNKSLNNVLQQAKDADIPVISYDRLILGTENVDYYASFDNEKVGELQGSYIVDKLGLADGKKGPFSIELFAGSNDDNNTKYFFQGAMNVLKPHIDKGELVVRSKQTALNQVTTLRWDGGTAQKRMDDLLTSSYRSAKVDAVLSPYDGISIGILSALKSDGYGTKAKPMPVVTGQDAELASVKSIIAGDQTQTVYKDLRKLAKVASNMVDAALNDKKPEVNDTKSYDNGVKVVPAYLLQPVSVDKANYKQALIDDGYYTENDLK, encoded by the coding sequence ATGCGCAACCGCAGAGCCGCACTCGCCGCCGTCGCCTCCGCCGCCTCCCTCGCCCTCGCTCTGACCGCCTGCGGCCAGAACAGCGAAGGCGGCGGCGAGGAGAAGAAGGGTGGCGCCGACGGCGCCACCATCGGCGTCGCGATGCCGACCAAGTCCTCCGAACGCTGGATCTCCGACGGCGCCAACGTCGTGAAGGAACTGAAGTCGAAGGGCTACAAGACCAAGCTCGTCTACGGCGAGGACGACCCGGACCAGCAGGTCTCGCAGATCGAGAACATGATCACCCAGGGCGTGGACGCCCTGATCGTCGCCGCGATCGACAACAAGTCCCTCAACAACGTGCTGCAGCAGGCCAAGGACGCCGACATCCCGGTGATCTCCTACGACCGGCTGATCCTCGGCACGGAGAACGTCGACTACTACGCCTCGTTCGACAACGAGAAGGTCGGCGAGCTGCAGGGCTCGTACATCGTGGACAAGCTGGGCCTGGCGGACGGCAAGAAGGGGCCCTTCAGCATCGAGCTGTTCGCCGGCTCCAACGACGACAACAACACCAAGTACTTCTTCCAGGGCGCGATGAACGTCCTCAAGCCCCACATCGACAAGGGCGAGCTGGTCGTCCGGTCCAAGCAGACCGCCCTCAACCAGGTAACCACCCTGCGCTGGGACGGCGGCACCGCGCAGAAGCGCATGGACGACCTGCTGACGTCCAGCTACCGCAGCGCCAAGGTCGACGCCGTGCTCTCCCCGTACGACGGCATCTCCATCGGCATCCTCTCCGCCCTGAAGTCGGACGGCTACGGCACCAAGGCCAAGCCGATGCCGGTCGTCACCGGCCAGGACGCCGAGCTCGCATCCGTGAAGTCGATCATCGCGGGTGACCAGACGCAGACCGTCTACAAGGACCTGCGCAAGCTGGCGAAGGTCGCCTCGAACATGGTGGACGCCGCCCTGAACGACAAGAAGCCCGAGGTCAACGACACCAAGTCCTACGACAACGGTGTCAAGGTCGTCCCCGCCTACCTGCTGCAGCCGGTCAGCGTCGACAAGGCCAACTACAAGCAGGCCCTCATCGACGACGGCTACTACACCGAGAACGACCTCAAGTAA
- a CDS encoding ACP S-malonyltransferase: protein MLVLVAPGQGAQTPGFLTPWLELPGAADRVAGWSDAIGLDLVHYGTKADADEIRDTAVAQPLLVAAGLLSAAALDVSPGVVAGHSVGEITAAALAGVIEDEAALRFVRTRGLGMAEAAAVTETGMAALLGGDPDVTVPHLEKLGLTPANVNGGGQIVAAGTAAQIAALAEDKPEGVRRVVPLKVAGAFHTHHMAPAVEKLRAAATALTVTDPKITYVSNADGKTVATGDEVISRLVGQVANPVRWDLCMETFAELGVTTLIEAAPGGTLVGLAKRALPGVRTLALKTPDDLDAARALISEHAGA, encoded by the coding sequence GTGCTCGTACTCGTCGCTCCCGGCCAAGGCGCTCAGACGCCCGGCTTCCTGACTCCCTGGCTCGAACTCCCCGGTGCCGCCGACCGCGTCGCCGGATGGTCCGACGCCATCGGGCTCGACCTTGTCCACTACGGCACGAAGGCGGACGCGGACGAGATCCGCGACACGGCGGTGGCCCAGCCGCTGCTGGTCGCCGCGGGTCTGCTCTCGGCCGCCGCCCTGGACGTCTCACCCGGCGTCGTCGCGGGACACAGCGTCGGTGAGATCACCGCCGCCGCGCTCGCCGGTGTCATCGAGGACGAGGCGGCGCTCCGCTTCGTCCGCACCCGGGGGCTCGGCATGGCCGAGGCCGCCGCGGTCACCGAGACCGGCATGGCCGCGCTCCTCGGCGGGGACCCGGACGTCACGGTCCCCCATCTGGAGAAGCTGGGGCTCACCCCGGCCAACGTCAACGGCGGCGGGCAGATCGTCGCCGCCGGCACCGCGGCCCAGATCGCCGCGCTGGCCGAGGACAAGCCCGAAGGCGTACGCCGTGTCGTCCCGCTGAAGGTCGCCGGCGCGTTCCACACGCACCACATGGCCCCGGCCGTGGAGAAGCTGCGTGCCGCCGCCACCGCCCTGACGGTCACCGACCCGAAGATCACGTACGTGTCGAACGCCGACGGGAAGACGGTCGCCACCGGCGACGAGGTCATCTCGCGGCTCGTCGGCCAGGTCGCCAACCCGGTCCGCTGGGACCTGTGCATGGAGACCTTCGCCGAGCTCGGTGTCACCACGCTCATCGAGGCCGCGCCCGGTGGGACCCTGGTCGGGCTCGCCAAGCGCGCGCTGCCCGGTGTGCGGACACTCGCGCTCAAGACCCCCGACGACCTCGACGCGGCCCGCGCGCTCATCTCCGAGCACGCAGGCGCCTAA
- a CDS encoding mandelate racemase/muconate lactonizing enzyme family protein produces the protein MRITGISTHVVGTPWRNLTYVQVHTDEGLTGVGETRMLGRTDALLGYLREASANHINGSDPFAVEDLVKRMKYGDYGRAGEIVMSGIAVIEMACWDIKGKALGVPVWQLLGGKVTDRVKAYANGWYTTERTPEAYHKAAQGVVERGYRALKIDPFGTGHFELGQEETRYAVSLIEAVRDAIGPDTELMLEMHGRFSPSTAVRIAREMAPFRPAWLEEPVPPENLKALSKVAEKVDLPIATGERIHDRIEFRELFESQAVDIIQPDVGHIGGILETRKLAATAETHYTLIAPHNVGGSVLTAASLQVAGCTPNFKILEHFNDFADADIKKVVKGAPYVDPETGCFELSDAPGLGVELDVDAAAEFPQQQARFDLWADGWEKRQPK, from the coding sequence GTGCGCATCACCGGAATCAGTACGCATGTCGTCGGCACGCCGTGGCGCAACCTCACCTACGTCCAGGTTCACACGGACGAGGGCCTCACCGGGGTCGGCGAGACCCGGATGCTGGGGCGCACGGACGCGCTGCTCGGTTATCTGCGGGAGGCGTCGGCCAACCACATCAACGGCTCCGACCCGTTCGCGGTCGAGGATCTCGTCAAGCGCATGAAGTACGGCGACTACGGCCGGGCCGGGGAGATCGTGATGTCCGGCATCGCGGTCATCGAGATGGCCTGCTGGGACATCAAGGGCAAGGCGCTCGGTGTCCCGGTCTGGCAGCTGCTGGGCGGCAAGGTCACGGACCGGGTCAAGGCGTACGCCAACGGCTGGTACACCACCGAGCGCACCCCGGAGGCCTACCACAAGGCGGCTCAGGGAGTCGTCGAGCGCGGATACCGCGCGCTGAAGATCGACCCCTTCGGCACGGGACACTTCGAGCTGGGCCAGGAGGAGACGCGCTACGCCGTGTCCCTCATCGAGGCCGTGCGGGACGCCATCGGCCCCGACACCGAGCTGATGCTGGAGATGCACGGGCGGTTCAGCCCGTCGACGGCGGTGCGGATCGCCCGCGAGATGGCGCCCTTCAGGCCGGCCTGGCTGGAGGAGCCGGTGCCCCCGGAGAACCTCAAGGCGCTGAGCAAGGTCGCCGAGAAGGTCGATCTGCCGATCGCGACGGGTGAGCGCATCCACGACCGGATCGAGTTCCGTGAGCTCTTCGAGTCGCAGGCCGTCGACATCATCCAGCCGGACGTCGGCCACATCGGCGGCATCCTGGAGACCAGGAAGCTCGCGGCGACCGCGGAGACCCACTACACACTGATCGCGCCGCACAACGTGGGCGGCTCGGTACTGACCGCGGCCAGCCTCCAGGTCGCGGGCTGCACACCCAACTTCAAGATCCTGGAACACTTCAACGACTTCGCGGACGCCGACATCAAGAAGGTCGTCAAGGGCGCCCCGTACGTCGACCCCGAGACCGGCTGCTTCGAGCTCTCCGACGCGCCCGGTCTCGGGGTGGAGCTGGACGTGGACGCGGCGGCGGAGTTCCCGCAGCAGCAGGCGCGGTTCGACCTGTGGGCGGACGGCTGGGAGAAGAGGCAGCCCAAGTGA
- the fabF gene encoding beta-ketoacyl-ACP synthase II produces MSPTNRTVVVTGIGATTPLGGDSASTWEGLMAGRSGVKPLEGERFAELPVRIAALAAVDPGEVLPRPLARKLDRSAQFALIAAREAWADAGFTGKAGEDEKIQPERLGSVIASGIGGVITLLDQYDVLKEKGVRRVSPHTVPMLMPNGPAANVGLEVNAQAGVHTPVSACASGAEAIGYAVEMIRTGRADVVVAGGTEAAIHPLPIAAFANMMAMSKSNDEPEKASRPYDTARDGFVLGEGAGVVILESAEHAAARGARVYCEVLGQGLSADAHHIAQPEPTGRGIAAAMQNLLDSTDLKPSEVVHLNAHATSTPQGDIAEIKALRAVLGDDLDHVAISATKSMTGHLLGGAGGIETVATVLALHNRMAPPTINIDDLDEAVEADVVRGEPRALPEGSIAAINNSFGFGGHNVVLAFRSV; encoded by the coding sequence GTGAGCCCGACCAATCGCACCGTGGTCGTCACCGGTATCGGCGCAACCACTCCGCTGGGTGGCGACTCCGCATCGACCTGGGAAGGTCTGATGGCCGGTCGTTCCGGCGTCAAGCCTCTCGAGGGCGAACGTTTCGCCGAACTGCCCGTCCGGATCGCAGCCCTCGCGGCCGTGGACCCCGGCGAGGTACTGCCCAGGCCGCTCGCCCGCAAGCTGGACCGCTCGGCGCAGTTCGCGCTGATCGCGGCCCGCGAGGCGTGGGCGGACGCAGGCTTCACCGGCAAGGCCGGTGAGGACGAGAAGATCCAGCCCGAGCGTCTGGGATCAGTCATCGCCTCCGGCATCGGCGGCGTGATCACCCTGCTCGACCAGTACGACGTGCTGAAGGAGAAGGGCGTACGCCGCGTCTCCCCGCACACCGTTCCCATGCTCATGCCCAACGGCCCGGCGGCCAACGTCGGCCTGGAGGTCAACGCCCAGGCCGGTGTCCACACCCCGGTGTCCGCCTGTGCTTCGGGCGCCGAGGCGATCGGCTACGCCGTCGAGATGATTCGCACCGGCCGGGCCGACGTGGTCGTCGCCGGTGGCACCGAGGCGGCCATCCACCCGCTCCCGATCGCCGCGTTCGCCAACATGATGGCGATGTCGAAGAGCAACGACGAGCCCGAGAAGGCCTCTCGTCCCTACGACACGGCGCGTGACGGCTTCGTCCTCGGTGAGGGCGCCGGCGTCGTGATCCTGGAGTCCGCGGAGCACGCCGCCGCGCGGGGCGCCAGGGTCTACTGCGAGGTGCTCGGCCAGGGCCTGTCCGCGGACGCCCACCACATCGCGCAGCCCGAGCCCACCGGGCGCGGCATCGCCGCGGCGATGCAGAACCTGCTGGACTCCACGGACCTGAAGCCGTCGGAGGTCGTGCACCTGAACGCGCACGCCACGTCCACACCGCAGGGCGACATCGCCGAGATCAAGGCACTGCGTGCGGTGCTGGGCGACGACCTGGACCACGTCGCGATCTCGGCCACGAAGTCCATGACGGGCCACCTGCTCGGTGGCGCGGGCGGCATCGAGACCGTGGCGACGGTGCTGGCACTGCACAACCGCATGGCGCCGCCGACCATCAACATCGACGACCTCGACGAGGCCGTCGAGGCCGACGTCGTGCGCGGTGAGCCGCGTGCGCTGCCCGAGGGGTCGATCGCCGCGATCAACAACTCGTTCGGCTTCGGTGGCCACAACGTGGTGCTGGCGTTCCGTTCGGTCTGA
- a CDS encoding acyl carrier protein, producing the protein MAATQEEIVTGLAEIVNEIAGIPVEDVQLDKSFTDDLDVDSLSMVEVVVAAEERFDVKIPDEDVKNLKTVGDAADYILKHQG; encoded by the coding sequence ATGGCCGCCACTCAGGAAGAGATCGTCACCGGTCTCGCCGAGATCGTCAACGAGATCGCCGGTATCCCGGTCGAGGACGTCCAGCTGGACAAGTCCTTCACCGACGACCTGGACGTCGACTCGCTGTCCATGGTCGAGGTCGTCGTCGCCGCCGAAGAGCGCTTCGACGTCAAGATCCCCGACGAGGACGTCAAGAACCTCAAGACGGTCGGCGACGCCGCCGACTACATCCTGAAGCACCAGGGCTGA
- a CDS encoding DUF3145 domain-containing protein has protein sequence MTTRGVLYVHSAPRALCPHIEWAVAGVLGLRVELDWIRQPAAPGTWRSEFSWKGRVGTASELASALRGWDLLRFEVTAEPCPTAEGERYSSTPGLGIFHAVTGMHGDILVPEDRLRAALARSLNGETDLEAEVAKLLGKPWDDELESFRHAGEGAPVRWLHQVV, from the coding sequence GTGACGACACGTGGAGTTCTGTACGTCCACTCCGCACCGCGCGCGCTGTGCCCGCACATCGAATGGGCGGTGGCGGGTGTACTCGGTCTGAGAGTCGAGCTGGACTGGATCAGACAGCCGGCCGCACCCGGCACCTGGCGGTCCGAATTCTCCTGGAAGGGCCGCGTGGGTACGGCTTCGGAGCTGGCCTCGGCCCTCCGCGGCTGGGACCTGCTGCGCTTCGAGGTGACCGCGGAACCGTGCCCCACGGCGGAGGGCGAGCGCTACAGCTCCACTCCGGGCCTCGGCATCTTCCACGCCGTCACCGGCATGCACGGCGACATCCTGGTCCCGGAGGACCGGCTTCGGGCCGCGCTGGCGCGTTCCCTGAACGGCGAGACGGACCTGGAGGCCGAGGTCGCGAAACTCCTGGGCAAGCCCTGGGACGACGAGCTGGAGTCCTTCCGCCACGCCGGAGAGGGCGCGCCCGTCAGGTGGCTGCACCAGGTGGTCTGA
- a CDS encoding aldose epimerase family protein codes for MKTGAAVHSEDFSTVTDGTPVRRWTLEREGTLVRVLTYGAVVQSVQIPGRDGDRAEVALGLPDVKGYETHAGPYFGAVVGRYANRIGGGSFVLDGRTHRVTRNERGNTLHGGERGFDKRVWDAEEVPDGVRLTLVAEDGEEGFPGRLAVSVTYTLDEVGALRIAYRATTDAPTVVSLTNHTYWNLAGAQSGSALGHELRLAAGRITPGDEQSIPTGEFVPVEGTRFDFREPKPVGPGYDTNYVLDETGGEPVAELYDPASGRLLTVRTTEPGLQLYTADHLGGDPFVPCAGIALETQHFPDSPNRPEFPSTVLRPGEEFASTTVYGFSVR; via the coding sequence ATGAAGACGGGTGCGGCGGTACACAGCGAGGACTTCTCCACGGTCACGGACGGCACGCCGGTCCGGCGCTGGACCCTGGAGCGCGAGGGCACCCTGGTGCGGGTGCTGACGTACGGCGCCGTGGTGCAGTCGGTCCAGATCCCCGGCAGGGACGGCGACCGGGCGGAGGTGGCCCTGGGGCTGCCGGACGTCAAGGGGTACGAGACGCACGCGGGTCCCTACTTCGGCGCCGTGGTCGGCCGGTACGCGAACCGGATCGGGGGCGGCTCCTTCGTCCTGGACGGGCGTACCCACCGGGTCACGCGGAACGAGCGCGGCAACACGCTGCACGGCGGTGAGCGCGGCTTCGACAAGCGCGTGTGGGACGCCGAGGAGGTGCCGGACGGCGTCCGGCTCACCCTGGTCGCCGAGGACGGCGAGGAGGGCTTCCCGGGGCGGCTGGCGGTGTCGGTGACGTACACCCTGGACGAGGTGGGCGCGCTGCGGATCGCCTACCGGGCGACGACGGACGCGCCGACCGTGGTGAGCCTGACGAACCACACGTACTGGAACCTTGCCGGGGCGCAGAGCGGGAGCGCCCTCGGGCACGAACTGCGGCTCGCGGCCGGGCGGATCACTCCCGGGGACGAGCAGTCGATCCCCACGGGGGAGTTCGTGCCGGTGGAGGGGACCCGGTTCGACTTCCGGGAGCCGAAGCCGGTGGGGCCCGGATACGACACCAACTACGTGCTGGACGAGACCGGCGGGGAGCCGGTCGCCGAACTGTACGACCCGGCGTCGGGGCGGCTGCTCACGGTCCGTACGACGGAGCCGGGGCTCCAGCTGTACACCGCGGACCACCTCGGCGGTGACCCGTTCGTGCCGTGCGCCGGCATCGCCCTGGAGACGCAGCACTTCCCGGACTCCCCGAACCGCCCGGAGTTCCCGAGCACGGTGCTGCGGCCGGGCGAGGAGTTCGCCTCCACGACGGTGTACGGGTTCTCGGTGCGCTGA
- a CDS encoding ketoacyl-ACP synthase III, with translation MSKIKPSKGAPYARIMGVGGYRPTRVVPNEVILETIDSSDEWIRSRSGIATRHWASDEETVSMMSVEASGKAIADAGITPEQIGGVIVSTVSHFKQTPAVATDIAHRIGAGKPAAFDISAGCAGFGYGLTLAKGMIVEGSAEYVLVIGVERLSDLTDLEDRATAFLFGDGAGAVVVGPSQDPAIGPTVWGSEGDKSETIKQTVAWNDFHIGDVSNLPLNERGEVKFPAITQEGQAVFRWAVFEMAKVAQQALEAAGISPDDLDVFIPHQANMRIIDSMVKTLKLPEHVTVARDVETTGNTSAASIPLAMERLLATGQAKSGDTALIIGFGAGLVYAATVVTLP, from the coding sequence ATGTCGAAGATCAAGCCCAGCAAGGGCGCCCCGTACGCACGGATCATGGGCGTGGGCGGCTACCGCCCGACCCGTGTCGTGCCCAACGAGGTGATCCTCGAGACGATCGACTCGTCGGACGAGTGGATCCGCTCCCGCTCCGGCATCGCCACCCGGCACTGGGCCTCCGACGAGGAGACCGTGTCCATGATGTCCGTGGAGGCGTCGGGCAAGGCGATCGCCGACGCGGGGATCACCCCCGAGCAGATCGGCGGAGTCATCGTCTCCACCGTCTCGCACTTCAAGCAGACCCCGGCGGTCGCGACCGACATCGCGCACCGGATCGGCGCGGGCAAGCCCGCCGCCTTCGACATCTCCGCCGGCTGCGCGGGCTTCGGCTACGGCCTCACCCTCGCCAAGGGCATGATCGTCGAGGGCTCGGCGGAGTACGTCCTCGTCATCGGTGTCGAGCGGCTCAGCGACCTCACCGACCTGGAGGACCGCGCGACGGCCTTCCTCTTCGGTGACGGCGCCGGCGCCGTCGTGGTCGGCCCGTCCCAGGACCCGGCCATCGGCCCCACGGTCTGGGGCTCGGAGGGCGACAAGTCCGAGACGATCAAGCAGACCGTCGCGTGGAACGACTTCCACATCGGCGACGTCTCGAACCTCCCGCTCAACGAGCGGGGCGAGGTCAAGTTCCCGGCCATCACGCAGGAGGGCCAGGCGGTCTTCCGCTGGGCCGTCTTCGAGATGGCGAAGGTCGCCCAGCAGGCGCTGGAGGCCGCCGGGATCTCGCCGGACGACCTGGATGTCTTCATTCCGCACCAGGCCAACATGCGGATCATCGACTCGATGGTGAAGACGCTCAAGCTGCCGGAGCACGTCACGGTCGCCCGTGACGTGGAAACCACCGGCAACACGTCGGCCGCCTCGATTCCGCTCGCAATGGAGCGGCTTCTGGCGACCGGTCAGGCCAAGAGCGGCGACACGGCGCTCATCATCGGCTTCGGGGCGGGTCTCGTCTACGCCGCGACGGTCGTTACCCTCCCCTAG
- a CDS encoding EI24 domain-containing protein: MSDLGAGFGYLIKGQRWAFGHGRWFGFGLLPALITLVVYAGALTGLGYGADDFVAWATPFADDWSSPWLGLLRNTLVVLVFVFGIFLAVITFTAVTLLVGQPFYESLSEEVDRGEGGEVPESGLPLWRELWISARDSVRILVRVALYGVLLFALGFIPVVGQTVIPVLGFCVSGYFLSEELTAVALQRRGMVLKDRLVLLRGRRMMVLGFGVPLALAFVVPFVAVFLMPGAVAGATLLVRELTAPPATDPQPASPYTLQKD, encoded by the coding sequence ATGAGTGATCTCGGGGCGGGTTTCGGTTACTTGATCAAGGGCCAGCGCTGGGCCTTCGGGCACGGCCGCTGGTTCGGCTTCGGCCTGCTGCCCGCACTGATCACCCTGGTCGTCTACGCGGGCGCGCTGACCGGACTCGGCTACGGCGCTGACGACTTCGTCGCCTGGGCCACCCCGTTCGCCGACGACTGGTCCTCCCCGTGGCTGGGCCTCCTGCGCAACACCCTGGTCGTCCTGGTCTTCGTGTTCGGGATATTCCTCGCGGTGATCACCTTCACCGCGGTGACCCTGCTGGTGGGCCAGCCGTTCTACGAGTCGCTCTCCGAGGAGGTCGACCGCGGCGAGGGCGGGGAGGTACCCGAGTCGGGCCTGCCGCTCTGGCGCGAACTCTGGATCTCCGCCCGCGACTCCGTCCGCATCCTGGTGCGCGTCGCCCTGTACGGGGTCCTGCTCTTCGCCCTCGGCTTCATCCCCGTCGTCGGGCAGACCGTCATCCCCGTCCTCGGCTTCTGCGTCTCCGGCTACTTCCTCTCCGAGGAGCTCACCGCCGTCGCCCTCCAGCGCCGGGGCATGGTGCTGAAGGACAGGCTCGTGCTGCTGCGCGGCCGCCGCATGATGGTCCTGGGTTTCGGGGTGCCGCTCGCGCTCGCCTTCGTCGTCCCCTTCGTCGCCGTGTTCCTGATGCCGGGCGCCGTCGCCGGGGCCACGCTGCTCGTCCGCGAGCTCACGGCGCCGCCCGCGACGGACCCGCAGCCGGCCTCGCCGTACACCCTGCAGAAGGACTGA
- a CDS encoding SGNH/GDSL hydrolase family protein: protein MPERPSRRRARGAGAALAAVVLTGAAVLTGCGGDGDTSPRSTAGAGSPSASPTPLWDASPASVGAVGDSITRGFDACSVLADCPEVSWATGTDAGVRSLAVRLLGPSKAASHSWNHAVSGARMAQLPEQMALAAKDRPELLTVMIGANDACRDSVELMTPVDGFRTSFEASMRQLRASAPKTQVYVSSVPDLKRLWSTGRENPLGKQIWKLGICRSMLGDADDMGAAAVARRDAVRERVVAYNEVLRDVCARDERCRYDGGAVFDFRFTGEQLSEWDWFHPGRDGQARLAEIAYRNVTAAGPPA, encoded by the coding sequence ATGCCTGAGCGTCCGTCACGACGCCGCGCCAGGGGCGCCGGGGCCGCTCTGGCGGCGGTCGTGCTCACCGGTGCCGCCGTACTCACGGGCTGCGGCGGCGACGGGGACACATCGCCGCGGAGCACCGCGGGTGCGGGGAGTCCGTCCGCCTCGCCCACGCCGCTGTGGGACGCGAGTCCCGCCTCCGTCGGGGCCGTCGGGGACTCCATCACGCGGGGCTTCGACGCCTGCTCGGTGCTGGCGGACTGCCCCGAGGTCTCCTGGGCGACCGGGACCGACGCGGGGGTGCGCAGCCTCGCCGTCCGTCTCCTGGGGCCGTCGAAGGCGGCCTCGCACAGCTGGAACCACGCCGTGTCCGGCGCCCGGATGGCGCAGCTGCCCGAGCAGATGGCGCTGGCCGCGAAGGACCGGCCCGAGCTGCTCACGGTGATGATCGGCGCGAACGACGCCTGCCGGGACTCGGTGGAGCTGATGACTCCGGTGGACGGCTTCCGCACCTCCTTCGAGGCCTCGATGCGGCAGCTGCGCGCCTCGGCCCCGAAGACGCAGGTGTACGTGTCGAGCGTGCCGGACCTCAAGCGGCTCTGGTCGACCGGGCGGGAGAACCCGCTGGGCAAGCAGATCTGGAAGCTGGGGATCTGCCGGTCGATGCTGGGTGACGCCGACGACATGGGAGCCGCGGCGGTCGCACGACGCGACGCGGTGCGGGAGCGGGTCGTCGCGTACAACGAGGTGCTGCGGGACGTCTGCGCGCGGGACGAGCGCTGCCGCTACGACGGCGGGGCGGTCTTCGACTTCCGCTTCACCGGTGAACAGCTGAGCGAGTGGGACTGGTTCCATCCCGGCCGCGACGGCCAGGCCAGGCTGGCGGAGATCGCTTACCGCAATGTCACGGCGGCCGGGCCCCCGGCGTAA
- a CDS encoding alcohol dehydrogenase catalytic domain-containing protein: MTTLSRSLTIERPGNHTLSEGPLPQPGPGEVRVRVAAAGICMSDREVYDGHRDPAYVRYPVVPGHEWSGTVDAVGEGVDPALTGRRTVAEGFRACGRCERCRYGETSLCTAGYDETGFTRPGAFADHLVVPARLLHPLADDADLRAAALLEPAAVVAAAVRAGSPEPGERIAVLGAGTLGLLAVQLLAAVSPAELTVIDPREGRAAQALDFGASEARTPEEAEEVRGRYDLVVETAGAPSTAADACLLARRGGRVVLTGMFTPGAVGIDPVHLSLSQLTVRSVFGAPSAAWSYAVRAFTAGLLDPAPLITHEFPLERFAEAVALVGSGDPETGKVLLRP, translated from the coding sequence GTGACCACGCTCTCGCGCTCGTTGACCATCGAGCGGCCCGGCAACCACACCCTGAGCGAGGGGCCGCTCCCGCAGCCGGGCCCCGGCGAGGTCAGGGTGCGGGTCGCCGCGGCCGGGATCTGCATGAGCGACCGCGAGGTGTACGACGGCCACCGCGACCCGGCCTACGTGCGCTACCCCGTGGTGCCGGGTCACGAGTGGTCGGGGACCGTCGACGCGGTGGGCGAGGGCGTCGACCCCGCGCTGACCGGGCGGCGCACGGTCGCCGAGGGCTTCCGGGCCTGCGGGCGCTGCGAGCGGTGCCGGTACGGGGAGACCTCCCTGTGCACGGCGGGCTACGACGAGACGGGGTTCACACGGCCCGGCGCGTTCGCCGACCACCTGGTGGTCCCGGCACGGCTGCTGCATCCGCTGGCCGACGACGCCGATCTGCGGGCGGCGGCCCTGCTGGAGCCGGCCGCGGTGGTCGCAGCGGCGGTGCGGGCCGGTTCGCCCGAGCCCGGCGAGCGCATCGCCGTGCTGGGGGCGGGGACACTGGGGCTGCTCGCGGTGCAGTTGCTGGCGGCGGTGTCGCCCGCGGAACTCACCGTGATCGACCCGAGGGAGGGGCGGGCCGCCCAGGCACTGGACTTCGGGGCGAGCGAGGCCCGGACGCCCGAGGAGGCGGAGGAGGTGCGGGGCCGCTACGACCTGGTCGTGGAGACCGCCGGCGCGCCGTCCACCGCGGCCGACGCGTGCCTGCTGGCGCGTCGTGGCGGGCGGGTGGTGCTGACCGGGATGTTCACCCCGGGGGCCGTGGGCATCGACCCGGTGCACCTGTCGCTGAGCCAGCTCACCGTGCGCAGCGTCTTCGGGGCGCCCTCGGCGGCCTGGTCCTACGCGGTGCGGGCGTTCACGGCCGGGCTGCTCGACCCGGCACCGCTGATCACCCACGAGTTCCCGCTGGAGCGGTTCGCCGAGGCGGTGGCGCTGGTGGGATCCGGGGACCCGGAGACCGGGAAGGTGCTGCTGCGGCCATGA